The Clostridium sporogenes genome contains a region encoding:
- a CDS encoding DeoR/GlpR family DNA-binding transcription regulator, translating to MLPVEREQYIIEKLEDLGTVKVEDIANELDVSLMTIRRDFDRLQDKGILYRSHGGAVKRSTYLSEQAYDLKKISNIYVKEKIAEKALSIIKEGDSIFLDAGTTTFELAKVLNKVKDITVITNDLKIALELYQNNVKAYIVGGKIQEETGCIIGPTADEFISNIKVNVAFLGTSGIDSDFKLSTPTFEKASLKKHIVKSASYSVLLTDSSKFNKESFVNIFSIESVNCVITDKKFHKDEDKYLESLNVKIINV from the coding sequence ATGCTTCCAGTAGAGAGAGAACAATACATAATTGAAAAGCTAGAAGATCTAGGAACTGTGAAAGTTGAAGATATTGCTAATGAACTAGATGTAAGTTTAATGACTATAAGAAGAGATTTTGATAGATTACAGGATAAGGGTATTTTATATAGGAGTCATGGAGGAGCAGTAAAACGTTCTACTTATCTATCAGAACAAGCCTATGACTTAAAGAAGATAAGCAATATATATGTAAAAGAAAAAATAGCAGAAAAAGCCTTAAGCATAATTAAAGAAGGGGACAGTATATTTTTAGATGCAGGTACTACAACCTTTGAGTTAGCTAAAGTTCTTAATAAAGTAAAAGATATAACAGTTATAACAAACGATCTTAAAATAGCTTTAGAATTGTACCAAAATAATGTAAAAGCTTATATAGTAGGTGGAAAAATACAAGAAGAAACAGGATGTATAATAGGCCCTACTGCAGATGAATTTATATCTAATATAAAAGTTAATGTAGCCTTTTTAGGAACCTCTGGTATAGATTCTGATTTTAAATTATCCACTCCTACCTTTGAAAAAGCAAGTTTAAAGAAACATATAGTAAAATCAGCATCTTATTCTGTTCTTTTAACAGATAGTAGTAAGTTTAATAAGGAATCCTTTGTAAATATATTTTCTATAGAATCAGTAAACTGTGTTATTACAGACAAAAAATTTCATAAGGATGAAGATAAATATTTAGAATCATTAAATGTAAAAATAATCAATGTATAA
- a CDS encoding CPBP family intramembrane glutamic endopeptidase, whose translation MILKEIELVRQARESDRLYNIFVAYLLVFLFLIAGEIIGGIILFILIKAFKIPNNTPISFSLSLIAGFLFSTLITFLWIKKREKRSIAGLGFCKEGFIKKYIIGFVFGSILFSIVVLLLLVTGHINLVNGLNLKSIVPLMIVLPGWIIQSVTEEILVRGWLMNVLGAKYNMTIGLIFSSLLFSMLHFLNPNVSIVAVVNLFITGILFGLYVIKTQNLWGACGLHAAWNFFQGNIFGFEVSGMNIDIGSLMKLKLVGSDLFTGGSFGPEAGIACTIVLSVAIVILSYKIKNSYEKIPL comes from the coding sequence ATGATTTTAAAAGAAATAGAATTAGTAAGACAGGCTAGAGAGTCTGATAGGTTATATAATATATTTGTAGCCTATTTATTGGTATTTTTATTTTTGATTGCAGGGGAGATAATAGGTGGAATTATATTATTTATATTAATAAAAGCTTTTAAAATTCCTAACAATACTCCTATTAGTTTTTCGCTTAGTTTAATAGCAGGATTTTTATTTTCTACTTTAATTACATTTTTATGGATAAAAAAACGTGAAAAACGAAGCATTGCTGGGCTAGGATTTTGCAAGGAAGGTTTTATCAAAAAATATATTATAGGTTTTGTTTTTGGAAGCATTCTATTTTCTATAGTAGTTTTATTACTTTTAGTTACAGGTCATATAAATTTAGTAAATGGATTAAATCTAAAAAGTATAGTTCCATTAATGATAGTTTTACCAGGATGGATAATACAAAGTGTAACAGAAGAGATATTAGTAAGAGGATGGCTTATGAATGTTTTAGGTGCAAAATATAATATGACTATAGGCTTGATATTTTCATCTTTATTATTTTCTATGTTACACTTTTTAAATCCAAATGTAAGTATAGTTGCAGTTGTAAATCTATTTATAACAGGAATACTTTTTGGGCTATACGTTATAAAAACCCAAAATTTATGGGGAGCTTGTGGACTTCATGCAGCCTGGAATTTTTTTCAGGGAAATATTTTTGGATTTGAAGTAAGTGGTATGAATATAGATATTGGAAGTTTAATGAAATTAAAACTAGTAGGTTCAGATCTGTTTACAGGAGGTTCCTTTGGACCAGAAGCCGGAATTGCATGTACTATAGTTTTATCTGTAGCCATAGTAATATTATCATATAAAATTAAAAATTCATATGAAAAAATCCCTTTATAA
- a CDS encoding IS6 family transposase, giving the protein MNKANKKITCPRCHSHKLYKFGKDKQGNQKYQCKECRRQFAPTAEKRQLIGYPRCPLCGKGTFIHHNYSNYINYRCNNKRCNHSFFIAKPTAILPSSNTKIDGKLDFKGMRFPIHIILMALDLYFLNESSTRRISQYLFRLFNVKVSHVTIANWTKKFAAYFKLKSDRLLKDVVLSDSDEWHADETVVFINGKRHYLWLVIDSESRLIISYHLSPYRDAKQAFSLFNDAKKFGSPRAIVTDRLPSYNVPIKSTFEDTVHIKVQSFRDDISNNIIESFNKTFKSWYKGLRGFNSFDSANKLISMFIFHYNFLRPHYSLRDLSPAEVIGVTYSTKAKNNWLLAA; this is encoded by the coding sequence ATGAACAAAGCTAATAAAAAAATTACATGTCCTAGATGTCACAGTCACAAACTTTATAAGTTTGGAAAAGACAAACAAGGCAATCAAAAATATCAGTGCAAAGAGTGCAGAAGACAATTCGCGCCTACGGCGGAAAAGCGTCAGCTTATCGGTTATCCTCGTTGTCCTTTATGTGGCAAAGGAACTTTTATTCATCACAATTACTCAAATTACATTAATTATCGTTGTAACAATAAAAGGTGTAATCATAGTTTCTTTATAGCAAAGCCTACGGCCATACTACCTTCAAGTAATACCAAAATAGATGGCAAATTAGATTTTAAGGGTATGAGGTTCCCAATCCATATTATTTTAATGGCATTAGACCTTTATTTCCTCAATGAAAGTTCTACAAGAAGGATTTCTCAGTATTTATTTAGATTGTTTAATGTAAAAGTATCTCATGTAACTATTGCAAATTGGACTAAAAAGTTTGCTGCATACTTTAAATTAAAATCCGATAGGTTGCTAAAAGATGTTGTTCTATCGGATTCTGACGAATGGCACGCAGATGAAACTGTTGTATTTATAAATGGGAAACGTCATTATCTATGGCTTGTTATTGACTCTGAAAGTAGACTAATTATTTCTTATCATTTATCACCATATAGAGATGCAAAACAAGCTTTTAGTCTATTTAATGATGCTAAGAAATTTGGTTCTCCCAGAGCTATAGTTACTGACAGGCTTCCCTCTTATAATGTACCAATAAAATCAACATTTGAAGATACTGTGCACATAAAAGTTCAATCATTTAGAGATGATATCTCTAATAATATTATTGAATCCTTTAATAAAACATTTAAATCCTGGTATAAAGGCTTAAGAGGTTTTAACTCCTTTGATAGTGCTAACAAACTAATATCTATGTTTATATTTCATTATAACTTTCTACGTCCACACTACTCACTACGTGATTTATCACCTGCTGAAGTAATAGGAGTTACTTATTCAACTAAAGCCAAAAATAATTGGTTATTAGCTGCCTAA
- a CDS encoding L,D-transpeptidase family protein, protein MSKGRTKGKNHIRPSIIGLLSILIIYVCMVLYFKNHFYFRTTINGIKASCKTVEEVNKEMESEVKNYTLQLEGRNGAKEKISAKDFNLKYNTNNEIKKLKDAENPFNLFKGIFAKKEHQIPRTISYDEKLLKQHIDKMVFFNKDKITNPKNASLKYTGKDYEIVPEVMGNKVNEDTLYKEIKNAIIKNKKVIDLEKSNCYENPKYTSKSKEVIEAKKTMNKYLQSVITYDIRGNKEVVNASIINNWLATDEKFNPYIDKEKVRAYMDNLAYTYNTIGKPRDFVTAAGKHVKVSGGSYGWAIDRPKETENLVQAIKEGKTINKKPSYAQTTPYTGADDIGNTYVEIDLTKQHLWFFKNGNVVVDGSIVTGNVSANYATPEGVYKLDYKERNAVLRGEGYAAPVDFWMPFNGGIGMHDASWRKEFGGTIYQNGGSHGCVNCSHALAQTIFETIEAGTPVICHN, encoded by the coding sequence ATGAGTAAAGGAAGAACTAAAGGTAAAAATCATATTAGACCTAGTATTATAGGGTTATTAAGCATACTTATAATCTATGTATGTATGGTATTATACTTTAAAAATCATTTTTATTTTAGAACAACTATTAATGGCATTAAAGCTTCATGTAAAACTGTAGAAGAGGTTAATAAGGAAATGGAAAGTGAGGTGAAAAATTATACACTACAGTTAGAAGGTAGAAATGGAGCTAAAGAAAAGATTTCAGCAAAGGACTTTAATCTCAAATATAACACTAATAACGAAATTAAAAAGTTAAAAGATGCTGAAAATCCTTTTAATTTGTTCAAAGGTATTTTTGCCAAAAAAGAACACCAAATACCTAGAACTATTTCTTATGATGAAAAGCTATTAAAACAACATATTGATAAAATGGTTTTTTTTAATAAAGATAAAATAACTAATCCTAAAAATGCTAGTTTAAAATATACAGGTAAAGATTATGAAATTGTACCAGAAGTTATGGGTAATAAAGTCAATGAAGATACACTGTATAAAGAAATAAAAAACGCAATAATTAAGAATAAAAAGGTTATAGATTTAGAAAAAAGTAACTGTTATGAAAATCCAAAATATACTTCAAAGTCAAAAGAAGTTATTGAAGCTAAAAAAACTATGAACAAATATTTACAATCAGTAATAACTTATGATATTAGAGGAAATAAAGAAGTAGTAAATGCTTCTATAATAAATAATTGGCTTGCAACAGATGAAAAATTTAATCCTTATATAGATAAAGAAAAGGTAAGGGCTTATATGGATAATTTAGCTTATACCTATAATACAATAGGAAAACCCAGAGATTTTGTTACAGCAGCAGGAAAACATGTAAAAGTAAGTGGAGGAAGTTATGGTTGGGCTATTGACAGGCCTAAAGAAACTGAAAATTTAGTACAAGCTATAAAAGAAGGAAAAACTATAAATAAAAAACCTAGTTATGCTCAAACTACACCTTATACTGGTGCTGATGACATAGGAAACACTTATGTAGAAATTGATCTAACAAAACAACATTTATGGTTTTTTAAGAATGGAAATGTTGTTGTTGATGGAAGTATCGTTACTGGCAATGTAAGCGCAAATTATGCAACCCCTGAAGGCGTTTATAAACTAGATTATAAGGAAAGAAATGCTGTATTAAGAGGAGAAGGATATGCTGCTCCTGTTGATTTTTGGATGCCTTTCAATGGTGGTATTGGTATGCATGATGCTTCCTGGAGAAAGGAATTTGGAGGAACTATTTATCAAAATGGTGGTTCTCATGGCTGTGTAAATTGTTCCCATGCTTTAGCACAAACTATATTTGAAACTATAGAAGCAGGAACTCCAGTTATTTGTCATAATTAA
- a CDS encoding GxGYxYP domain-containing protein — protein MKKQIKLNIVIFSILICIFSFFSIKNKTTLATDDNNDVHLVLDSTNNDEIPKKFRKTSNISNVEKDKTINLKGLDSLNISGSKQFSEGNLPLIIKDINTQLPITVVDLRQESHGFINGLPVSWANKKNDANIGLTKAEVLEDENNKLKSIKLNSPISFYNDPDKTIIPTKVENEEQLVKHNSLSYVRIPVTDTKLPTDDMVDYFVDVIKSNPKDTWYHFHCKQGIGRTTTFMIMYDMMKNAKEVSADDIIKRQLLLADFDEKQMKSFYNDKRSTFLQSFYKYCKENGKDFKIKWSDWKKSLNTRSNSFFSIASSNKDSSSYIKNPKAPTHLYVISQNILTPSERTMIATLQGIVNNHCSHQIYTLNSSQPDYQIWLDDLKNNYGVSYKNISNPWELLDIYKSYVKGYVLYSNKSSKDPSINNACSLASLNNSIAVDESIENKVRAHSITNISGDCRNTDKNWAYNKLWNSGLNHSIVIQLSPEKETSLRDYAIMTKSLIFYEDSINDTSLRDKVFSSMNANSICLGWGPDEFINVSTSSKHGVSIIAADWSYNLTVLSAFPSCPITQKSSSNITNKKNAHYVTFIMSDGDNQQWNLGTNYGSPKWYGSPYRGNFNLGWSLSPSLYYLAPTVFNLYYKNASHGSTNDYFIVSPSGNGYIYPSKYDKNALGTYINTLDEYMKKVDEKYVAIIDDSSFYNNKLWDKFTVKPNIQGLFYLDYHKHDNYHGKIIWSNNKPIVSCRDLLWSNLESEDELVKNINERVSSGEVDIHDPNSYTFVYVHAWSKSLNNIENAVNNLRKNPKVEIVTPETFMELINKNVNH, from the coding sequence TTGAAAAAACAAATTAAATTAAATATAGTTATTTTTTCTATATTGATCTGTATATTTAGCTTTTTTTCTATAAAAAATAAGACTACTTTAGCTACAGATGATAATAATGATGTTCATCTTGTTTTAGACTCTACAAATAATGATGAAATTCCAAAAAAATTTCGTAAAACTTCTAATATATCTAATGTAGAAAAGGACAAAACTATAAACCTTAAAGGATTAGACTCTTTAAATATATCTGGAAGCAAACAGTTTTCAGAAGGCAATTTACCTCTTATAATAAAAGATATAAATACCCAATTGCCTATAACAGTTGTTGATTTAAGACAGGAATCTCATGGATTTATTAATGGATTACCTGTTAGTTGGGCTAATAAAAAAAATGATGCTAATATAGGATTAACAAAAGCTGAAGTTTTGGAAGATGAAAATAATAAATTAAAAAGTATTAAATTAAATTCTCCTATTAGTTTTTACAATGATCCTGATAAAACTATAATTCCAACAAAAGTTGAAAATGAAGAACAGCTTGTTAAGCATAACTCATTATCATATGTTCGTATACCTGTTACTGATACAAAGTTACCTACAGATGATATGGTTGATTACTTTGTTGATGTGATTAAATCTAATCCTAAAGACACATGGTACCATTTTCACTGTAAGCAAGGAATAGGAAGAACTACTACCTTTATGATTATGTACGATATGATGAAAAATGCAAAAGAAGTATCTGCTGATGATATTATAAAAAGACAACTCTTATTAGCAGATTTTGATGAAAAGCAAATGAAATCTTTCTACAATGATAAAAGGTCTACTTTTTTACAAAGTTTCTATAAATACTGCAAAGAAAATGGTAAGGATTTTAAAATCAAGTGGAGTGATTGGAAAAAAAGTCTTAATACTAGAAGCAATAGTTTCTTTTCTATTGCTTCTTCAAATAAAGACTCCTCTAGCTATATAAAAAACCCTAAAGCTCCAACTCACTTATATGTTATCTCTCAAAATATACTGACTCCTAGTGAAAGAACAATGATAGCTACTCTTCAAGGAATAGTTAACAATCATTGCTCTCATCAAATATATACCCTTAATTCTTCACAACCAGATTATCAAATATGGCTAGATGATTTAAAAAATAATTATGGTGTATCCTACAAAAATATTTCAAATCCATGGGAATTATTAGATATATATAAAAGCTATGTTAAGGGATATGTGCTTTATAGCAATAAATCATCAAAAGATCCTTCTATAAATAATGCTTGTTCTCTTGCTTCATTAAATAATTCCATTGCAGTTGATGAAAGCATTGAAAATAAAGTACGAGCCCATAGTATAACAAATATTAGTGGAGATTGTAGAAATACGGACAAAAATTGGGCTTACAATAAGCTATGGAATTCTGGATTAAATCATTCAATAGTGATTCAATTATCTCCTGAAAAGGAAACATCTTTAAGAGACTATGCTATAATGACTAAATCTCTAATATTTTATGAAGATAGCATAAATGATACATCTCTCAGAGATAAAGTATTTTCCTCTATGAATGCCAATTCTATTTGTTTAGGATGGGGACCAGATGAATTTATAAATGTAAGCACTTCATCAAAACATGGTGTAAGTATAATAGCTGCAGATTGGTCTTATAATTTAACTGTGTTGAGTGCCTTTCCTTCATGCCCTATAACCCAAAAATCCTCATCAAATATAACTAATAAAAAAAATGCTCATTATGTAACATTTATTATGTCAGATGGAGATAATCAACAATGGAATCTTGGAACTAATTATGGGTCTCCTAAGTGGTATGGTTCTCCTTATAGAGGTAACTTTAATCTTGGTTGGTCTTTAAGTCCATCTTTGTATTATTTAGCTCCTACTGTTTTTAACTTATATTATAAAAATGCCTCTCATGGATCTACTAATGATTATTTTATAGTATCACCTTCAGGCAATGGATATATTTATCCTAGCAAATATGATAAGAATGCTCTAGGTACATATATTAATACACTAGATGAGTATATGAAAAAAGTAGATGAAAAATATGTAGCAATTATAGATGACTCTTCTTTTTATAATAATAAGCTTTGGGATAAGTTTACTGTTAAGCCTAACATACAGGGATTGTTTTATCTTGATTACCATAAACACGACAACTATCATGGAAAAATTATTTGGTCTAATAATAAGCCTATAGTATCTTGTAGAGATCTGCTTTGGAGTAACCTAGAAAGCGAAGATGAATTGGTTAAAAATATTAATGAAAGAGTTAGTTCTGGTGAGGTAGATATTCATGATCCTAATAGCTACACCTTTGTATATGTTCATGCTTGGAGCAAAAGCTTAAATAATATTGAAAATGCTGTTAATAATCTAAGAAAAAATCCTAAAGTAGAAATAGTAACCCCCGAAACATTTATGGAATTGATAAACAAAAATGTAAATCATTAA